Proteins from a genomic interval of Methanoplanus endosymbiosus:
- the tfrA gene encoding fumarate reductase (CoM/CoB) subunit TfrA, with protein MVSENLEYNDNNRKVISCHVLVIGSGGSGTRAAIEASQSGETILVTRTIAGKGGCTTMAEGGYNAVMKEDDSCPLHEEDTLKGGAYLNDPKLVDILVNESPERMNDLVKWGAVFDVTPEREIAQRPFGGQRFPRTCYAGDRTGHEIMMTLIERLRSSDVTVLAEVTVIELLKAGDIVCGAAAIDIKGNLVIIEADAVVLATGGGTQVYDISTNCATGNGQGFAMGYRAGAELIDMEMVQFHPTGAVHPYDARGRLITEAVRGEGGLLKDSEGRRFMEKYDPVRMELSTRDVVSRAIATEILEGRGTDKGGVYLDVSHLGDKEIEEKLPVMLEQFLLSGVDIRKEPMEVAPTAHHIMGGLRITPECRTTVKGLFACGEVTGGVHGANRLGGNALADTQVFGRRAGFYAGSEPEMEKVADEHQIGIIRQKLDSYLSGDTNPAEIKKRLKRVMWDDAGIFRTGEKLKLALREIAELKKLKPKAADSGSFIDCWTIQDMLEVAELIVKGAIMREESRGAHVRADIETAWNADKSPFGHTFQSISRSGIEKKEDC; from the coding sequence ATGGTTTCAGAGAATTTGGAATATAATGATAACAACAGAAAGGTCATCTCCTGTCATGTCCTTGTAATCGGGAGCGGCGGTTCGGGTACAAGGGCGGCAATAGAAGCATCACAATCCGGCGAGACTATTCTTGTTACCCGGACGATTGCCGGAAAGGGTGGATGCACAACTATGGCGGAGGGGGGTTATAATGCCGTTATGAAGGAGGACGACTCATGTCCTTTGCATGAGGAGGACACTCTTAAAGGCGGTGCATATCTCAATGACCCAAAACTTGTTGATATTCTTGTGAATGAATCTCCGGAAAGGATGAATGATCTTGTAAAGTGGGGAGCTGTATTTGACGTGACTCCTGAAAGGGAGATTGCACAGCGTCCTTTCGGCGGGCAGAGATTCCCCCGGACATGCTACGCAGGAGACCGGACCGGCCATGAGATTATGATGACCTTAATTGAGCGTCTGAGAAGCAGTGATGTAACGGTGCTTGCTGAGGTGACAGTCATTGAGCTTCTGAAGGCCGGTGACATTGTCTGCGGTGCTGCCGCGATTGACATAAAAGGTAATCTGGTTATTATTGAGGCAGATGCAGTTGTTCTTGCAACCGGGGGCGGAACACAGGTATATGACATCTCCACAAACTGCGCCACCGGAAACGGACAGGGATTTGCCATGGGTTACAGGGCCGGGGCAGAGCTGATAGATATGGAGATGGTGCAGTTCCATCCTACAGGTGCGGTTCATCCCTATGATGCAAGAGGCCGGCTTATCACCGAGGCTGTCCGTGGTGAAGGTGGTCTTCTCAAAGATTCAGAAGGCCGTCGTTTCATGGAAAAATATGATCCCGTACGGATGGAGTTATCCACAAGGGATGTTGTATCACGTGCCATCGCAACCGAAATTCTTGAAGGTCGTGGCACTGATAAGGGCGGTGTCTATCTTGATGTATCCCATCTGGGTGATAAGGAGATTGAGGAGAAACTCCCGGTTATGCTTGAACAGTTCCTTCTGTCCGGAGTTGACATCAGAAAGGAGCCTATGGAGGTTGCACCGACTGCCCATCATATTATGGGCGGACTGAGGATAACTCCGGAATGCAGGACCACTGTAAAGGGGCTTTTTGCCTGTGGTGAGGTGACCGGCGGTGTTCACGGTGCCAACCGCCTCGGCGGCAATGCACTGGCTGATACTCAGGTCTTTGGCAGACGTGCCGGTTTTTATGCCGGAAGTGAGCCTGAGATGGAGAAGGTTGCTGATGAGCATCAGATTGGCATAATCAGGCAGAAGCTTGATTCTTATCTCTCCGGGGATACAAATCCTGCTGAAATAAAGAAGCGCCTTAAGAGAGTTATGTGGGATGATGCAGGCATATTCAGAACCGGGGAAAAACTCAAACTCGCTTTAAGGGAGATTGCAGAACTGAAGAAGTTAAAGCCAAAGGCTGCTGATTCCGGCTCTTTTATTGACTGCTGGACTATCCAGGATATGCTTGAGGTGGCTGAACTGATTGTTAAAGGGGCAATTATGAGGGAGGAGTCCCGTGGCGCTCATGTGAGAGCTGATATTGAAACTGCGTGGAATGCGGATAAATCTCCGTTTGGGCATACTTTTCAGTCGATTTCACGCTCAGGTATTGAGAAGAAGGAGGATTGCTGA
- the tfrB gene encoding fumarate reductase (CoM/CoB) subunit TfrB: protein MENINIKISRFSPDRDDKPELKDYNVQLNDGAMVLDALIYVKDNLDQTLAFRYCCRAGQCGSCAIKMNGEPVLACMTTAVDGMVIEPLDFPVIKDLITDIEPALKDIPGVVPCESSEIPTKEQIDAIKPLRDCIECLCCVSACPAMKVVDFKGPTVMRQEMRLELDPRDVRNFVPGAVNEGLFTCTSCQKCVEVCPKDIRMPHKAIEKLRELANRQGFTLPRHQEVAELVKVTGRSVDLQKETLFSQVPEVIEPEGEVRAEVGFFVGCMYNMRVVQNGLDALEVLKRNGVRVIIPKDQVCCGSPLIRTGQTSFLDELKRKNIECFEKRGIKRVMTMCAGCGSTLKNDYDTPYEVIDINELLTEIGIELPEKLDVKVTYHDPCHLKRGQGVESEPREILRMITDDFVEMPSICCGAGGGVRSGLPDVAASLGKLRDEEIKKTGCDIVVTSCPFCEFHIQDSTDKPVKNINSLLLEGYRKKDALKSEDEK, encoded by the coding sequence ATGGAGAATATCAATATTAAGATCTCACGCTTCAGCCCGGACAGAGATGACAAACCGGAGCTGAAAGATTATAACGTACAGCTCAATGACGGTGCAATGGTTCTTGATGCCCTCATTTATGTTAAGGATAATCTTGACCAGACTCTGGCGTTCAGGTACTGCTGCCGGGCAGGCCAGTGCGGGAGCTGTGCCATAAAGATGAATGGTGAACCTGTTTTAGCCTGCATGACTACGGCAGTGGATGGTATGGTCATTGAGCCGCTTGACTTTCCGGTGATAAAGGATCTCATCACTGATATTGAACCTGCACTGAAGGATATTCCGGGAGTTGTGCCATGTGAGTCCTCAGAAATCCCGACAAAAGAGCAGATCGATGCGATAAAGCCTTTAAGGGATTGTATTGAGTGTCTCTGCTGTGTATCTGCATGTCCGGCGATGAAGGTCGTGGATTTTAAAGGGCCGACTGTAATGAGGCAGGAGATGAGACTTGAGCTTGATCCAAGGGATGTAAGAAATTTTGTTCCGGGAGCGGTAAATGAGGGTCTTTTTACCTGCACTTCATGCCAGAAATGCGTCGAGGTCTGCCCGAAGGATATCAGGATGCCACATAAGGCGATAGAGAAACTGCGTGAGCTTGCAAACCGGCAGGGCTTTACACTTCCGAGGCACCAGGAGGTTGCAGAGCTTGTAAAGGTCACCGGAAGAAGTGTTGATCTGCAGAAGGAGACCTTATTCAGCCAGGTTCCTGAAGTTATTGAGCCTGAGGGTGAGGTCAGGGCTGAGGTCGGCTTCTTTGTCGGCTGCATGTACAATATGAGGGTTGTGCAGAACGGTCTTGATGCTCTTGAGGTTTTAAAGAGAAACGGGGTGCGGGTGATTATTCCAAAGGATCAGGTCTGCTGCGGCTCTCCGCTTATACGGACCGGACAGACGTCCTTTCTTGATGAGCTTAAGAGAAAGAATATCGAATGCTTTGAGAAGAGGGGTATTAAGAGGGTGATGACGATGTGCGCCGGATGTGGCTCCACTCTTAAAAACGACTATGATACTCCTTATGAGGTTATTGATATCAATGAGCTGTTAACAGAGATTGGTATTGAGCTTCCTGAAAAACTTGATGTAAAGGTGACCTATCATGACCCATGCCATCTTAAGAGAGGGCAGGGTGTGGAGAGTGAGCCGAGGGAGATTCTCAGAATGATCACCGATGATTTCGTTGAGATGCCGTCTATATGCTGTGGTGCAGGTGGTGGTGTCAGGTCGGGCCTGCCTGATGTGGCTGCAAGCCTTGGTAAGCTTAGAGATGAAGAGATCAAAAAGACCGGCTGTGATATTGTGGTCACATCATGCCCCTTCTGTGAATTTCATATTCAGGATTCCACAGATAAGCCTGTGAAGAATATAAATTCACTTCTTCTTGAGGGCTACCGGAAGAAGGATGCTCTGAAGTCCGAAGATGAGAAGTGA